Sequence from the Bacteroidia bacterium genome:
TTTAAATTCACCTTCTATGGATTCTACTTTTTTCTCTAATGCTGTTTTGGCAAGCGATAGGTGAGCATTTAGCTGGTCTATTTTTTGTTCAGAATTATTTAGCGTATCCGCTAATTCTTTTTGGGCAGTAATATCTGACCGTACCGAAAAATATTTTACGGGTACACCTCTTTCGTTCAAGATTGGGGTTACGGTAGCATGAACCCAATAGTGGGAGTTGTCTTTTCTGATATTTTTTACTACTCCTTGCCAAATTTTACCGCCAGAGATGGTTTTCCAGAGGTCGTCAAAGATTTCGGCGGGCATATCCGGGTGGCGGATAATCCGGTGATTCTTTCCCATAAACTCTTCACGGGTGTATCCGGCAACTTGACAGAATTTGTCATTCGCATAAACAATATTTCCTCGAATATCGGTAGCGGAAACCAATACGGCGTTGTTCATCGCATATAGCTGTGTTTCTAATTCTCGTTGTGAAGCCGCTAAGTTTTCGTTAATGACGCTCATTTCTTCATTCATCTGGCGCATTTCTTCTTCCTGAGCGGTGATTTCTTCGATTTTTTGTGAAACTTCTTGGTGCAGTAAAAACTCCTCCGAAACATCAAACATAATGCACAGGTATTTGTTGATTTTTTCCTTTTCATCAAAAATCGGAACGATTGTGGACTTTACCCAATATAACTCACCGTTTTTATTACGGTTACATAACGTTCCCCTCCAAACCTTACCGGAAGAAATGGTTTTCCAAAGTTTTTTATATACTTCTTCTGATTGGCTTCCGGATTTAAGTACCCGATGATTTTTTCCGATTATCTCCTGCTCGCTATAGCCGGAGAGCTTTATAAATGGCTCATTTACAAAGGTTATATTGCCGCTCGGGTCTGTTTCTGAGATAATTGCCCCCTCATGCAAAGCCTTTAAATGGCTCTCTAACTCAGCTTTTAATGAGGTAATCTCATTTTTGTCATCGGTTCGTCTTAATAAGACATCTAATAATTTCATAGGTAATAATTCCTAAAACTTGTATTGATGATTTTAGAATACAAAAATATGCTTCATAACACAATTTAACAAGAAATAGTTTTTGTTTTTTTCAATATGAATATATTATCAGATTCAAAAAAACCAAGAAAGCATCTTCTTTTTAATGCGTATAATATCACTTTCTCAGGGCTAAGTAACTATTAATCATTAATATTTTATACTAAATTAACACTAATTAAATGTATAGTTTATCGCTATACATTTAATCCATTACTTGTTCTGTATGGATAATTATCCAAAAAGATAAAATATGAAAGTTGAATCTGATGGGAACTTTTATGGATATTTATCTTTCCAAAGTCATTTGTGTATCTTTGTGGTGTTTTAGTGGGTTGCAGAAAGTTGTTTTAAGTATAGCGGGGTCAGATTCGGGGGGGGGGGCCGGTATTCAGGCAGATTTAAGGACGTTTTTTACTCGAGGTGTTTTTGGGGTTTCAGCCATAACGGCTATTACCGCACAGAATACGCAAACGGTATCGTTGGTTCATCCTCTACCTGCCCATGTTGTTGCTGCTCAATTAGATGCTTTATATGCTGATTTTACCATAGCGGCAGTTAAAATTGGGATGTTAGCTAATTTAGCGGTCGTTCGGGTAGTCTCTGATTTTGTACAGCAGATTTCTTGCCCCGTTATTTTGGATCCTGTTTTAAAATCAACTTCGGGGGCTATTTTGTTAGAAAATGAAGCCATAGAGTACTTAGAGCAGCATATTTTGCCGTATGTTACCGTTTTTACGCCCAATATACCGGAGGCATCTATTTTTAGTGGTATAGAAATAACGGCTCAAACTTCCTTAGCGGCAGTTTATCGGCGCCTATTACAAAAAGCTCCTCAGATGGCAATATTGCTAAAAGGCGGCCATTTACCACTTGATTATCAGGGTATAAAAGTTACTGTTGATCGTTTTTGGGAGAATGATGCGGAGAAAGTTTTTGTAAATCCGTATATTTGTTCCGAAAATCTTCATGGTACGGGTTGCACCTTAGCTTCGGTTATTGCTGCTGAGGTTGCCAAAGGAGTTCCTACGTTATTAGCCGTTGAAACAGCAATTTCTTATGTACATAAAGCAATTTTGGCAGCTACCAAAATCGGTGGCGGAAATAGCCCCATCAAGCAAGGTTTCTTTCAAGATGAATAGCATATATCTGATATTGCTGGGGTGCTTGGCCGTGTGGCAGGGCTTTGCACAAGAAATCCGCTTTAGCGCAAACCAAGGTGTACAGCCCTGCCGTATGAAACCGGAAGATATTAAACCTTTAATAGACCACCTGAATCCTTTTTTTACGGATTGTTCTTGGGATGACTCTGCCAAAACCGAAGTAGCAAGACTATCACCGGAAAGGTCAGTTATCATAGAACAACGTGCTTGTTTGAGATACCACATTGCTATTCAGCTATTTATAGCACCTAACCAAATTGGGAAAGAGCCCAATGCGCTACCCAATGAATTGTATGCGCTGCTGAATAGACTGTTTTTTAACAACCCTGAATATCTAAACTATAAGTTTGAATTAGAAAAAAACATCAACGAGAATTATTTTAAGGCGGGTATAGGCAAACTCTTTTCGTTTCCGCTTAATGATATGACTTTTATTTGCTCCTTTGATTCCGGCGTGTGGGGAGGGAAAATCACCTTTGAGTGGGTTCGTTTTTTACATTCTGAAAAGATAAAAATGCCCGGTATTGAAGATTATTTAGATGACGGTTGGCATAGACCCGGTCAGTAGCTTGTTACCAATTGCTATCTTTTTCGTAACCATATAGTTCTAATAAATCTTGGATAGTTTCTTTGAAGGCATTTTTGTGCTCCGGTTTTAATGTTTCTCGCCATACGTTAATTTGCCCTTTTCGGAATGTGGAACTATTGGTAGAAAATGTATTTTTAGCAATTTGCTGAATTTGACTTTCTGATAAAGGTATATTCAAGTGGTTTGCAACTTGCTGGATAGCTGTTAGTTGTTTTTTTTCGTCTCCGCCTCCGTCTGCTCCCACTAAATCTTCAAATCTAACGATAAGCGTATTTGAGTCGTGAAACCAACCGGCAAAGTTCAGTAATAAATCTCTGATAGGTTCTACCTGTTTTTTTTCGCCATAGATGGTTGCTAACAATCTGGCATTATCATCGGGTAAAGATTTAAAGAATTCATGGGCGCGGTGGGCTTTGTCTATATGGGTTACATATTTTTCATGAGAGATACAGACATCACGTGGGTCTCTGATAACCAATAAATTGCGTATTTGGCAGCGGTGGATAGCTTCCGCAACTTTGGGGGAATAGTTTACGTGCGCAGGTGCATATTGCCCCCAAGAAAGGCTTTCTATTTTGGCAATCAAGTGTGCTTCCGACTTAAATTTATGGGTAGATATGGTGATGTCTCCGTGGTGGCGAAGCAGAGGAAAATAGCTCAAAGCTGTTTCTAAAAGGTTGGTGCCGGATTTAGGGAGAGAGTTCATCAACACTTTTGGCCCGATAAATCGCCCCTTCATTGCAGATGGTTGTAATCCAGCCCAAGTAACTGAAATATATTTCTTTAAGTAATGGCGATATTTGTCCCAAACTGTTTCGGTTTTCATATTTGGTTGTGGTTCAGAAAGTATAACAAAGAGATTGGCAAAAAGATTTACTTACCTTCATTGCCAAAGCGCAAAAGTATCCAAAAATAACAGACTCTAATACTGTTACGCTGTAATTCTAATTTTTGATGATTTTTTGATGATACTGCCGTCCGGTTTTTGTTTTAATCACCGCATAATAAAGTCCGGGAGCTAAAGATTGGATGT
This genomic interval carries:
- a CDS encoding PAS domain-containing protein, translated to MKLLDVLLRRTDDKNEITSLKAELESHLKALHEGAIISETDPSGNITFVNEPFIKLSGYSEQEIIGKNHRVLKSGSQSEEVYKKLWKTISSGKVWRGTLCNRNKNGELYWVKSTIVPIFDEKEKINKYLCIMFDVSEEFLLHQEVSQKIEEITAQEEEMRQMNEEMSVINENLAASQRELETQLYAMNNAVLVSATDIRGNIVYANDKFCQVAGYTREEFMGKNHRIIRHPDMPAEIFDDLWKTISGGKIWQGVVKNIRKDNSHYWVHATVTPILNERGVPVKYFSVRSDITAQKELADTLNNSEQKIDQLNAHLSLAKTALEKKVESIEGEFK
- the thiD gene encoding bifunctional hydroxymethylpyrimidine kinase/phosphomethylpyrimidine kinase; translated protein: MDIYLSKVICVSLWCFSGLQKVVLSIAGSDSGGGAGIQADLRTFFTRGVFGVSAITAITAQNTQTVSLVHPLPAHVVAAQLDALYADFTIAAVKIGMLANLAVVRVVSDFVQQISCPVILDPVLKSTSGAILLENEAIEYLEQHILPYVTVFTPNIPEASIFSGIEITAQTSLAAVYRRLLQKAPQMAILLKGGHLPLDYQGIKVTVDRFWENDAEKVFVNPYICSENLHGTGCTLASVIAAEVAKGVPTLLAVETAISYVHKAILAATKIGGGNSPIKQGFFQDE
- a CDS encoding sulfotransferase domain-containing protein — translated: MKTETVWDKYRHYLKKYISVTWAGLQPSAMKGRFIGPKVLMNSLPKSGTNLLETALSYFPLLRHHGDITISTHKFKSEAHLIAKIESLSWGQYAPAHVNYSPKVAEAIHRCQIRNLLVIRDPRDVCISHEKYVTHIDKAHRAHEFFKSLPDDNARLLATIYGEKKQVEPIRDLLLNFAGWFHDSNTLIVRFEDLVGADGGGDEKKQLTAIQQVANHLNIPLSESQIQQIAKNTFSTNSSTFRKGQINVWRETLKPEHKNAFKETIQDLLELYGYEKDSNW